In Thermococcus thioreducens, a genomic segment contains:
- a CDS encoding MATE family efflux transporter yields the protein MRREVEAMRDQIVGGPIVKTLIVLAYPLIINQLVQVLYNLTDTYWLGKLGREELAAPGTAWPLVWFFMAIGMGFATAGFAFVSQYVGAREYEKANRAAGALYSLMMLFAIGVGVFGVLSAPYLLKFMNVSDTVYPYALNYTRVIFAGIPFAFTLFAFNFLLRAIGDTKTPVKINIATVLLNLALDPFLIFGWGPFPELGVIGAAVATMFSNSLGSLFGGYLLFRGKVGIHLTVEGLKPDWPFYKRIFRVGIPSSVGSSTTALGFVILTRIIFTLGGQFGEADVAFATYSITNRLTNFMFAFSDGISMAMGTMVGQTVGAKLYERAKTIAEKTMAINFAILSVGTLLFAFFRVEIFSFFINDPAIIAESAKVVKYFSASLPFFGIFSAVNNVFQSSGHTKKSMLLSILRLWGLRLPLSYGLGILVRDTSGMWLGMGLSNVLGAVVALAWFLTGSWMERIIEEPASAS from the coding sequence ATGAGACGTGAAGTAGAGGCAATGCGCGACCAGATCGTGGGCGGCCCGATAGTGAAGACGCTCATCGTGCTAGCCTATCCCCTAATCATAAACCAGCTCGTTCAGGTTCTCTACAACCTCACCGACACGTACTGGCTCGGGAAGCTCGGAAGGGAGGAGCTGGCGGCACCAGGGACGGCGTGGCCGCTGGTGTGGTTCTTCATGGCCATCGGAATGGGGTTCGCTACAGCAGGCTTCGCCTTCGTCAGCCAGTACGTCGGGGCGAGGGAGTATGAAAAAGCGAACAGGGCCGCGGGAGCGCTCTACTCCCTCATGATGCTCTTCGCTATTGGAGTTGGCGTATTTGGTGTCCTCTCGGCCCCATACCTCCTCAAGTTCATGAACGTTAGTGACACCGTCTATCCCTACGCACTCAACTACACCCGCGTCATCTTCGCCGGAATACCCTTCGCCTTCACGCTCTTCGCCTTCAACTTCCTCCTGAGGGCGATAGGAGACACAAAAACACCGGTTAAGATAAACATAGCCACCGTGCTCCTCAATCTGGCCCTGGACCCCTTCCTGATATTCGGCTGGGGGCCGTTTCCAGAGCTTGGGGTCATAGGTGCAGCAGTAGCAACGATGTTCTCCAACAGCCTCGGCTCGCTCTTCGGTGGATACCTCCTCTTCAGGGGGAAGGTTGGGATACACCTTACGGTGGAAGGCCTGAAGCCAGACTGGCCATTCTACAAGCGCATTTTCCGCGTTGGTATACCCTCAAGCGTTGGTTCGTCAACCACAGCCCTCGGCTTCGTCATACTCACGAGGATAATCTTCACCCTCGGTGGTCAGTTCGGCGAGGCCGATGTGGCCTTCGCGACCTACTCCATAACCAACAGGCTGACCAACTTCATGTTCGCCTTCTCTGACGGCATAAGCATGGCGATGGGGACAATGGTGGGTCAGACCGTTGGGGCAAAGCTCTACGAGAGGGCCAAGACCATAGCCGAGAAGACGATGGCAATAAACTTTGCCATCCTGAGCGTCGGAACGCTCCTCTTCGCCTTCTTCCGTGTGGAGATATTCAGCTTTTTCATCAACGACCCGGCGATAATAGCCGAGAGCGCTAAGGTAGTTAAGTATTTCTCCGCATCGCTGCCTTTCTTCGGGATATTCTCGGCGGTAAACAACGTCTTCCAGAGTTCAGGGCACACCAAGAAGAGCATGCTCCTCAGCATACTCCGCCTCTGGGGGCTAAGGTTGCCCCTCAGCTACGGCCTCGGAATCCTCGTGAGGGACACCTCCGGAATGTGGCTCGGGATGGGTCTGAGCAACGTTCTCGGCGCGGTTGTTGCTCTCGCCTGGTTCCTGACCGGGAGCTGGATGGAAAGGATAATCGAGGAACCCGCGAGCGCATCATAA
- the upp gene encoding uracil phosphoribosyltransferase has product MIEDKRWKGVYSFEDSPFIMEILTELRDERTGPIPFRKGLVKLGRYMAYELTKTMEVERIPIKTPLEETVGTIVRDRRNVVIITVLRAAIPLMEGLIKVLDHARVGIVSASRGKAPKFEIEMKYVKVPQVKPEDTVIIADPMIATGSTLIKVLDEVKRYGKAKRYVIVGVLAAPEGISRIKEAHPEVEMFVAAIDRELNDHGYILPGLGDAGDRAFGAPIKV; this is encoded by the coding sequence ATGATAGAGGATAAGCGGTGGAAGGGTGTTTACTCCTTTGAGGACTCCCCGTTCATCATGGAGATTCTGACGGAGCTGAGGGACGAGAGAACGGGGCCGATACCGTTCAGAAAGGGACTCGTCAAGCTCGGCCGCTACATGGCCTACGAGCTGACCAAAACGATGGAGGTCGAGAGGATTCCGATAAAAACGCCGCTTGAAGAAACCGTTGGAACGATAGTCAGAGACAGGCGAAACGTCGTCATAATCACCGTTCTCCGTGCGGCAATACCGCTGATGGAGGGACTCATCAAGGTTCTTGACCACGCAAGGGTTGGAATAGTCTCAGCATCGCGGGGAAAGGCCCCGAAGTTCGAGATAGAGATGAAATACGTGAAAGTGCCTCAGGTAAAGCCGGAGGATACAGTTATCATAGCGGATCCGATGATAGCCACCGGTTCAACTCTCATCAAGGTTCTTGACGAGGTTAAGAGGTACGGGAAGGCCAAGCGCTACGTCATAGTCGGGGTTCTCGCGGCTCCAGAGGGAATAAGCAGGATAAAGGAAGCCCACCCGGAGGTCGAGATGTTCGTGGCGGCGATAGACAGGGAGCTCAACGACCACGGCTACATACTCCCCGGCCTCGGCGATGCCGGCGACAGGGCCTTCGGTGCGCCGATTAAGGTTTGA
- a CDS encoding ArnT family glycosyltransferase produces MTPVLSRREVYISGTIALFSLTLAIAFLPDRTITYDGALYINIARNLLKGITNYTYQGVYMMYRPPVYVYTLSLLFRLVPPHSHLAAARLVSAFFYALTAGLVYTFAMELWRDRLKAFAAAMFYVFNPPAFAMGTRELVHSEFTFFYTLAIYLLYTGRKRGEATRLYLSFIIAGIAVLTRYTGLSILGVIIAYLYLTEHWDWARKKEYPLGFLLFILVLLPWMYMGHLYYGGAFKPFSVATQYVTNAPPVSAFDYVGMIANTLGILLFLAIAGFVFLKKNDEGWLLISWLFLGLLGIMTVTHKEERFITFLSPVIALLAAHGLWSLAEILHELITSAEHRKYASIMLLILFLIPIGRDALYLKGQWDEQGAVYVKVMEYASANYPSVEWLLVSPKMYTMAGLYYPDAIIQVIIDRQQVRNRIASGKYGLIIKMESDPPLNIEESGMYTIAREFPEEGFKVFIRSTSISKSRDS; encoded by the coding sequence GTGACGCCAGTGCTCTCAAGGAGGGAGGTATACATAAGTGGGACAATAGCTCTTTTTTCCCTGACTCTAGCCATAGCCTTCCTCCCCGATAGAACCATCACCTACGACGGAGCACTCTACATAAATATCGCAAGGAATCTCCTCAAGGGCATAACGAACTACACTTACCAAGGGGTCTACATGATGTACCGTCCACCAGTCTATGTCTACACTCTCTCGCTTCTCTTCAGGTTAGTTCCACCCCACTCCCACCTAGCGGCAGCTCGACTCGTCTCAGCGTTTTTTTACGCCCTTACGGCCGGCCTTGTATATACCTTCGCTATGGAGCTGTGGAGAGACCGGCTGAAAGCGTTTGCGGCGGCTATGTTCTACGTCTTCAATCCCCCGGCTTTTGCGATGGGAACCCGCGAGCTTGTCCACAGCGAGTTCACGTTTTTCTACACCCTCGCCATATACCTACTGTACACCGGGAGAAAAAGGGGTGAAGCCACAAGGCTGTACCTCTCGTTCATAATCGCGGGAATAGCGGTGCTGACCAGATACACAGGACTCTCGATACTGGGAGTCATAATAGCATACCTGTATCTGACCGAACACTGGGATTGGGCAAGGAAAAAGGAGTATCCCCTCGGGTTCCTCCTCTTCATCCTTGTCCTCCTGCCCTGGATGTACATGGGCCATCTCTATTACGGCGGTGCGTTTAAGCCCTTCAGCGTGGCCACCCAGTATGTAACCAACGCACCACCGGTTTCAGCATTCGACTACGTGGGAATGATAGCCAACACCCTGGGTATCCTCCTGTTCTTAGCAATAGCCGGCTTTGTATTCCTCAAAAAGAACGACGAGGGATGGCTTCTCATAAGCTGGCTCTTTCTTGGACTGCTGGGGATAATGACCGTAACCCATAAAGAAGAGCGCTTCATAACGTTCCTCTCTCCCGTGATTGCCCTCCTAGCCGCTCACGGCCTGTGGAGCCTGGCGGAGATTCTCCACGAACTTATAACGAGTGCCGAGCACAGAAAGTATGCGTCTATCATGCTCCTGATACTGTTCCTGATTCCAATTGGAAGAGACGCCCTATACCTCAAAGGGCAGTGGGACGAACAGGGGGCTGTCTATGTTAAGGTGATGGAATACGCCTCAGCCAACTACCCTTCCGTGGAATGGCTCCTTGTTTCGCCCAAGATGTACACGATGGCAGGACTGTACTATCCGGATGCAATAATCCAGGTCATAATAGACAGACAACAGGTTCGTAACAGAATCGCCAGCGGAAAGTACGGCCTTATAATCAAAATGGAGAGCGACCCTCCACTAAACATCGAAGAAAGCGGTATGTACACCATCGCCAGGGAGTTCCCCGAAGAGGGCTTTAAGGTTTTCATACGCTCCACCTCAATCTCCAAAAGCAGGGATAGTTAA
- a CDS encoding MATE family efflux transporter yields the protein MKSEKIGRMREEILTGPIEKTLLVLAGPLIVNNLVQVVYNITDTFWLGKLGREALSAPGVTWPIIGTLMALGLGFTTAGFAFVGQYIGAEKYDRANRSAGALYSLMLFFATATAIIGTLLLPYALHFMKVSENVYPYSLTYATIIFLGIPFSFTFMAFGALVRATGDTKTPVKITLLTVAINIILDPILIFGWLGFPKLGVAGAAIATVFANSVGAFIGLYLLLTDRVGLSLSLESLKPDFEFYKKIFKVGLPSSIGQSANSFGFVILTRIIFGFGDVTYAAYVITTRLVNFLTSISRGISMAMGTMIAQNVGAENYERAKRIAERAMLINFAIASLAILIIGVFRVEIFRVFLNDPAVIKESEVVMKYFLISVPFFNGIFIVVNRTFSSAGHTKKSMALGIFRLWGLRIPLSYAFGYIGAITILGITVPLAELFGFTSRGVFFGMGMSNFIAAMVALAWFLRGTWMKRIIEEKSKTEPEKATA from the coding sequence ATGAAGAGCGAGAAAATCGGGAGGATGCGCGAAGAGATACTAACCGGGCCCATAGAAAAGACACTTCTCGTTCTGGCGGGCCCGCTCATTGTAAACAACCTAGTCCAAGTTGTCTACAACATAACCGATACCTTCTGGCTCGGCAAACTCGGGAGGGAGGCGCTCTCGGCCCCGGGAGTCACGTGGCCAATAATCGGCACATTAATGGCCCTTGGACTCGGGTTTACCACAGCGGGCTTTGCCTTCGTAGGCCAGTATATAGGCGCTGAGAAGTATGACAGGGCAAACCGCTCCGCCGGGGCACTCTACTCACTCATGCTGTTCTTCGCGACGGCAACTGCCATAATTGGAACGCTCCTCCTGCCGTACGCCCTGCACTTCATGAAGGTCAGCGAGAACGTCTACCCATACTCGCTCACCTACGCGACGATAATATTCCTCGGCATCCCATTTTCCTTCACTTTCATGGCCTTTGGAGCGCTCGTGAGAGCAACGGGGGACACGAAAACACCGGTCAAGATAACCCTTCTCACCGTGGCGATAAACATAATCCTAGACCCGATACTGATATTCGGCTGGCTGGGCTTCCCGAAGCTGGGAGTTGCAGGGGCTGCAATAGCGACGGTCTTTGCAAACTCGGTAGGAGCATTCATAGGACTCTACCTCCTCTTAACCGATAGGGTCGGGCTGAGCCTGAGCCTTGAGAGCCTCAAGCCAGACTTCGAGTTCTACAAGAAGATATTCAAGGTTGGCCTGCCGTCGAGCATCGGCCAGTCGGCGAACAGCTTCGGCTTCGTTATCCTCACTAGGATAATATTCGGTTTCGGAGATGTCACCTACGCCGCCTACGTTATAACTACCAGACTGGTGAACTTCCTCACGAGCATCTCTCGCGGAATAAGTATGGCGATGGGGACGATGATAGCCCAGAACGTCGGAGCGGAGAACTACGAAAGGGCAAAAAGAATAGCCGAGAGGGCGATGCTCATAAACTTCGCAATAGCTAGCCTCGCGATACTGATAATCGGGGTCTTCCGCGTCGAGATATTCCGCGTGTTCTTAAACGACCCTGCCGTCATCAAGGAGAGCGAGGTCGTTATGAAATACTTCCTAATCTCGGTGCCGTTTTTCAATGGAATATTCATAGTCGTCAACAGAACCTTCAGTTCGGCGGGCCACACCAAGAAGAGCATGGCCCTCGGGATATTCCGCCTCTGGGGGCTGAGGATTCCGCTCAGCTACGCCTTCGGCTACATCGGTGCCATAACAATCCTTGGAATCACCGTACCTCTCGCGGAGCTCTTCGGCTTCACGAGCAGGGGAGTGTTCTTCGGCATGGGCATGAGCAACTTTATAGCCGCGATGGTTGCTCTCGCCTGGTTCCTGCGCGGCACGTGGATGAAACGGATAATCGAAGAGAAGTCAAAAACCGAGCCTGAGAAGGCCACTGCTTAA
- the ppsA gene encoding phosphoenolpyruvate synthase — protein sequence MSEYKFIKWFEELGKGDVALVGGKGANLGEMTNAGIPVPPGFCVTAEAYKYFVENVKLEDGKTLQEWIMGVIAETNVDDSKQLQENTAKIRQKIIELPMPAEIAGEIERAYKELSQRFNKDAVYVAVRSSATAEDLPEASFAGQQETYLDVYGVDDVIDKVKKCWASLWTARATFYRAKQGFDHSKVYLSAVVQKMVNSKTSGVMFTANPVTNNRNEIMINASWGLGEAVVSGSVSPDEYIVEKGTWRIKEKYIAKKEVMVVRNPETGKGTIYVKVADYLGPEWVEKQVLTEEQIIEVAKIGAKIEEHYGWPQDIEWAYDADDGKLYIVQSRPITTLKETETAQEAAEVEEAEVILKGLGASPGIGAGRVVVIFEADEIDKVKEGDVLVTTMTNPDMVPAMKRASAIVTDEGGRTSHAAIVSRELGIPAVVGTKEATKKLKTGDYVTVDGTRGVVYKGIVKSLVEKKEEEKAAGGQVVVAGAPLVTATKVKVNVSMPEVAERAAATGADGVGLLRAEHMILTIGKHPVKFIKEGKEEELVEKLADGIRTVAAAFYPRPVWYRTLDAPTNEFKEMPGGEDEPDERNPMLGWRGIRRSLDQVELLKAEFKAIKKVVEEGYDNIGVMLPLVANPEQIRKAKEIARSVGLEPHKDVEWGIMVEVPAAALIIEDLIKEGLDFVSFGTNDLTQYTLAIDRDNDRIAYLYDEKHPAVLKLIENVIKVAKKYGVETSICGQAGSDPKMAKILVRLGIDSISANPDAVELIRKTVAQEEQKLILEAARKRLFE from the coding sequence ATGAGCGAATACAAGTTTATAAAGTGGTTTGAGGAACTCGGAAAGGGCGACGTCGCTCTTGTTGGCGGAAAGGGTGCCAACCTTGGAGAAATGACCAACGCCGGCATTCCGGTTCCGCCCGGCTTCTGTGTTACCGCCGAGGCATACAAGTACTTCGTCGAGAACGTCAAGCTTGAGGACGGAAAGACCCTCCAGGAGTGGATTATGGGTGTCATCGCCGAGACCAACGTCGATGACTCCAAGCAGCTCCAGGAGAACACCGCCAAGATCAGGCAGAAGATAATCGAGCTCCCGATGCCGGCAGAGATAGCCGGAGAGATTGAGAGGGCCTACAAGGAGCTCTCCCAGAGGTTCAACAAGGACGCCGTTTATGTCGCCGTCAGGAGCTCGGCCACCGCTGAGGACCTCCCGGAGGCCAGCTTCGCCGGCCAGCAGGAGACCTACCTCGACGTCTACGGCGTTGACGACGTCATAGACAAGGTCAAGAAGTGCTGGGCCAGCCTCTGGACCGCCAGGGCCACCTTCTACAGGGCCAAGCAGGGCTTCGACCACAGCAAGGTCTACCTCTCAGCGGTCGTCCAGAAGATGGTCAACAGCAAGACCAGCGGTGTTATGTTCACCGCCAACCCGGTCACCAACAACAGGAACGAGATCATGATCAACGCCAGCTGGGGCCTCGGTGAGGCCGTCGTCAGCGGCAGTGTTTCTCCTGACGAGTACATAGTTGAGAAGGGCACCTGGAGGATCAAGGAGAAGTACATCGCCAAGAAGGAGGTCATGGTCGTCCGCAATCCGGAGACCGGCAAGGGAACCATCTACGTCAAGGTCGCCGACTACCTCGGTCCGGAGTGGGTTGAGAAGCAGGTTCTCACCGAGGAGCAGATCATCGAGGTCGCCAAGATAGGCGCCAAGATCGAGGAGCACTACGGCTGGCCGCAGGACATCGAGTGGGCCTACGACGCCGACGACGGCAAGCTCTACATCGTCCAGAGCAGGCCGATCACCACCCTCAAGGAGACCGAGACTGCCCAGGAGGCCGCCGAGGTTGAGGAGGCCGAGGTCATCCTCAAGGGTCTCGGTGCCTCACCGGGCATAGGTGCCGGAAGGGTCGTCGTCATCTTCGAGGCCGACGAGATCGACAAGGTCAAGGAGGGCGACGTTCTCGTCACCACCATGACCAACCCGGACATGGTTCCGGCCATGAAGAGGGCTTCCGCTATCGTCACCGACGAGGGCGGAAGAACCAGCCACGCCGCCATCGTCAGCCGTGAGCTCGGCATCCCGGCAGTCGTCGGTACCAAGGAGGCCACCAAGAAGCTCAAGACCGGCGACTACGTCACCGTTGACGGAACCAGGGGTGTCGTCTACAAGGGCATAGTCAAGAGCCTCGTCGAGAAGAAGGAGGAAGAGAAAGCCGCCGGCGGACAGGTCGTCGTTGCCGGTGCTCCGCTCGTCACCGCCACCAAGGTCAAGGTCAATGTCTCCATGCCGGAGGTCGCCGAGAGGGCAGCCGCCACCGGCGCCGACGGTGTCGGTCTCCTCCGCGCCGAGCACATGATCCTCACCATAGGCAAGCACCCGGTCAAGTTCATCAAGGAGGGCAAGGAGGAGGAGCTCGTCGAGAAGCTCGCCGACGGCATCAGAACCGTTGCCGCTGCCTTCTACCCGAGGCCCGTCTGGTACAGGACGCTTGATGCTCCGACCAACGAGTTCAAGGAGATGCCCGGCGGAGAGGACGAACCGGACGAGAGGAACCCGATGCTCGGCTGGCGCGGAATCAGGAGGAGCCTTGACCAGGTTGAGCTCCTCAAGGCGGAGTTCAAGGCCATCAAGAAGGTCGTCGAGGAGGGCTACGACAACATCGGCGTCATGCTCCCGCTCGTCGCCAACCCCGAGCAGATCAGGAAGGCCAAGGAGATCGCCCGCTCAGTCGGCCTTGAGCCGCACAAGGACGTCGAGTGGGGAATAATGGTCGAGGTTCCGGCAGCGGCTCTCATCATCGAGGATCTCATCAAGGAAGGCCTCGACTTCGTCAGCTTCGGAACCAACGACCTCACCCAGTACACCCTCGCCATCGACAGGGACAACGACAGGATAGCATACCTCTACGACGAGAAGCACCCGGCGGTGCTCAAGCTCATCGAGAACGTCATCAAGGTCGCCAAGAAGTACGGCGTCGAGACCAGCATCTGCGGACAGGCAGGAAGCGACCCCAAGATGGCCAAGATCCTCGTCAGGCTCGGCATCGACAGCATCAGCGCCAACCCCGACGCGGTGGAGCTCATCAGGAAGACCGTCGCCCAGGAGGAGCAGAAGCTCATCCTTGAGGCGGCTCGCAAGAGGCTCTTCGAGTGA